A single region of the Halorubrum depositum genome encodes:
- the idsA3 gene encoding geranylfarnesyl diphosphate synthase, with the protein MTSETKEARVLDAIRERRELVNAAIDEELPVQHPERLYEATRYILEAGGKRLRPTVATLAAEAVAGVEPMSVDFREFAALDGTEVDVMRAAVAIEVIQSFTLIHDDIMDEDELRRGVPAVHEKYDTSTAILAGDTLYSKAFEFMTETGAAPENGLEAMRMLASTCTEICEGQALDVSFESRDDILPEEYLEMVELKTAVLYGASAATPAVLLGADDEVVDALYEYGIDSGRAFQIQDDVLDLTVPSEELGKQRGSDLVEGKETLITLHARQEGVDVDGLVDADTPAEVTESAIEDAVAALEEAGSIAYARETAEDLTARSKEHLELLPEGGSRSLLEDLADYLIVRGY; encoded by the coding sequence ATGACGAGCGAGACGAAGGAGGCGCGGGTGCTGGACGCCATCCGCGAGCGGCGCGAACTGGTCAACGCCGCTATCGACGAAGAGCTGCCGGTACAGCACCCGGAGCGCCTCTACGAGGCGACGCGGTACATCCTGGAGGCGGGCGGGAAGCGGCTGCGCCCGACGGTGGCGACGCTCGCCGCGGAGGCCGTCGCTGGCGTCGAGCCGATGAGCGTCGACTTCCGCGAGTTCGCCGCCCTCGACGGGACCGAGGTGGACGTGATGCGCGCGGCGGTCGCCATCGAGGTGATCCAGTCGTTCACCCTGATCCACGACGACATCATGGACGAGGACGAGCTCCGGCGCGGCGTCCCCGCCGTCCACGAGAAGTACGACACGTCGACGGCGATCCTCGCCGGCGACACGCTCTACTCGAAGGCGTTCGAGTTCATGACGGAGACGGGCGCGGCGCCCGAGAACGGGCTGGAGGCGATGCGGATGCTCGCGTCCACCTGCACCGAGATCTGCGAGGGACAGGCGCTCGACGTCTCCTTCGAGTCGCGCGACGACATCCTCCCGGAGGAGTACCTCGAGATGGTCGAGCTGAAGACCGCGGTCCTCTACGGGGCGTCGGCGGCGACGCCGGCCGTCCTGCTCGGCGCCGACGACGAGGTCGTCGACGCGCTGTACGAGTACGGGATCGACTCGGGGCGGGCGTTCCAGATCCAGGACGACGTGCTCGATCTCACCGTCCCCTCCGAGGAGCTCGGCAAGCAGCGCGGCTCCGACCTCGTCGAGGGGAAGGAGACGCTGATCACGCTCCACGCGCGACAGGAGGGCGTCGACGTCGACGGGCTCGTCGACGCCGACACCCCGGCCGAGGTCACGGAGTCGGCCATCGAGGACGCGGTTGCCGCCCTCGAGGAGGCCGGCTCGATCGCGTACGCCCGCGAGACGGCCGAGGACCTCACGGCGCGGTCGAAAGAGCACCTCGAACTGCTCCCCGAGGGCGGCTCCCGGAGCCTCCTCGAGGACCTCGCGGACTACCTGATCGTCCGCGGCTACTGA
- a CDS encoding DMT family transporter, with product MSRYRDVVLFFTLAFLWGGSFVAIEVGLDYYPPVLYAAYRFDVAALVLVSYVLLTEAGPLPSTRGDLAAIGFSGGLSVAANNSLLFVGQQYTTSGIASITYSLVPIATAAVAAAWIGGSDLDARGALGVVLAFVGVGLVAQPDPSNLAGGVTIGVGLISVGVIAVAVGSVGLRTVETSFSSIALTGWAMLFGALLIHGLSAGLGESQQLPVAELPAVGSLLFLGVLSSAVAYTIYFTLLDRLGAFEINLVSYVVPVVATVAGAVLLSEPVTPLTVAGFAVIVVGFALLKRHAIADEVPRLLSRVGGLF from the coding sequence GTGTCCCGGTACCGAGACGTCGTCCTGTTCTTCACGCTCGCCTTCCTGTGGGGCGGTTCGTTCGTCGCCATCGAGGTCGGCCTCGACTACTACCCGCCCGTGCTGTACGCCGCCTACCGATTCGACGTGGCGGCGCTGGTGCTGGTGTCGTACGTCCTCCTGACGGAGGCGGGACCGCTCCCGAGCACGCGCGGCGACCTGGCCGCGATCGGCTTCAGCGGGGGGCTCTCCGTCGCCGCCAACAACTCGCTTTTGTTCGTCGGCCAGCAGTACACGACGAGCGGCATCGCCTCGATCACCTACAGCCTCGTGCCGATCGCGACCGCGGCGGTCGCGGCCGCCTGGATCGGCGGCTCCGACCTCGACGCGCGGGGCGCGCTCGGCGTGGTGCTCGCGTTCGTCGGCGTCGGCCTCGTCGCCCAGCCCGATCCGTCGAACCTCGCCGGCGGCGTCACGATCGGCGTCGGGCTCATCTCGGTCGGCGTGATCGCGGTCGCGGTCGGCAGCGTCGGGCTCCGCACCGTGGAGACGAGCTTCTCCAGCATCGCGCTCACGGGGTGGGCGATGCTGTTCGGCGCCCTGTTGATCCACGGGCTCAGCGCGGGGCTCGGCGAGAGCCAACAGCTCCCGGTCGCGGAGCTCCCGGCGGTCGGTTCGCTGCTGTTCCTCGGCGTGTTGTCCTCGGCGGTCGCGTACACCATCTACTTCACGCTGCTCGACCGGCTGGGAGCGTTCGAGATCAACCTCGTCTCCTACGTCGTCCCCGTCGTCGCGACCGTCGCCGGCGCGGTCCTCCTCTCGGAGCCCGTGACGCCGCTGACGGTCGCCGGCTTCGCCGTTATCGTCGTTGGGTTCGCGCTCCTCAAGCGGCACGCGATCGCCGACGAGGTGCCGCGGCTCCTCTCGCGGGTCGGCGGGCTGTTTTGA
- the gdhB gene encoding glutamate dehydrogenase GdhB: protein MASTATARDEEPSEPESALQTARRQLQQAADHLDIDQNVIERLKHPKRVHEVTVPIERETGEVKLYTGYRAQHDSVRGPFKGGLRYHPDVTREECVGLGMWMTWKCAVMDIPFGGAKGGIAVNPKDLSESEKEQLTRRFTDEIRSVIGPTKDIPAPDMGTDPQTMAWLMDAYSMQEGETIPGVVTGKPPVVGGSEGRDSAPGRSVAIIAQEAIDYYEKDIAATDVAVQGFGSVGANAAKLLDDWGANVVAVSDVNGAIYDANGLDTRAIPAHDEEPEAVLTHGAPETLTNGELLELDVDVVIPAAIGNVLTAENADDVAADIVIEGANGPTTSAASAIFAERDLPVIPDILANAGGVTVSYFEWLQDINRRAWSLDRVHDELETEMLAAWQGVREEFEARNVTWRDAAYIVALSRIAEAHETRGLWP, encoded by the coding sequence ATGGCCTCGACAGCAACAGCTCGCGACGAGGAACCGAGCGAACCGGAGTCCGCGTTACAGACGGCGCGCCGCCAGCTCCAGCAGGCTGCCGATCACCTCGACATCGATCAGAACGTCATCGAGCGACTCAAGCACCCCAAGAGGGTCCACGAGGTCACCGTTCCGATCGAACGCGAAACCGGCGAGGTGAAGCTGTACACGGGGTATCGAGCGCAACACGACAGCGTCCGCGGGCCGTTCAAGGGCGGGCTTCGGTACCACCCCGACGTGACGCGCGAGGAGTGTGTCGGACTCGGGATGTGGATGACGTGGAAATGCGCCGTGATGGACATCCCCTTCGGCGGTGCGAAGGGCGGTATCGCCGTCAACCCCAAGGACCTCAGCGAGTCGGAAAAGGAACAGCTGACGCGCCGGTTCACCGACGAGATCCGGTCCGTCATCGGCCCGACGAAAGACATTCCCGCGCCCGACATGGGTACGGATCCGCAGACGATGGCGTGGCTGATGGACGCCTACTCGATGCAAGAGGGCGAAACGATTCCGGGGGTCGTCACGGGGAAACCGCCCGTCGTCGGCGGGAGCGAGGGGCGCGATTCGGCGCCCGGTCGGAGCGTCGCGATCATCGCCCAGGAGGCCATCGACTACTACGAGAAGGATATCGCGGCGACTGACGTCGCCGTGCAGGGCTTCGGGAGCGTCGGGGCGAACGCGGCGAAGCTACTCGACGACTGGGGGGCGAACGTCGTCGCCGTGAGTGACGTCAACGGGGCCATCTACGATGCGAACGGATTAGATACGCGCGCGATTCCCGCTCACGACGAAGAGCCGGAGGCGGTGCTGACACACGGGGCCCCGGAGACGCTGACCAACGGCGAACTACTGGAGCTCGACGTGGACGTGGTGATTCCGGCGGCGATCGGAAACGTCCTGACGGCGGAGAACGCCGACGACGTCGCGGCGGACATCGTTATCGAGGGTGCGAACGGACCCACGACGAGCGCGGCGAGCGCGATCTTCGCCGAGCGGGATCTCCCGGTGATTCCGGATATTCTGGCTAACGCCGGCGGCGTGACGGTGAGCTACTTCGAATGGCTCCAAGACATCAACCGGCGCGCGTGGTCGCTGGACCGCGTTCACGACGAGCTGGAAACGGAAATGTTGGCTGCCTGGCAGGGCGTCCGTGAGGAGTTCGAGGCGCGTAACGTGACCTGGCGCGACGCGGCGTACATCGTCGCGCTATCGCGGATCGCGGAAGCTCACGAGACGCGCGGGCTCTGGCCGTGA
- a CDS encoding rubrerythrin-like domain-containing protein, with amino-acid sequence MRDASQNSAAESPYECFECGKVVLSETSPGTCPDCAGEMRNRRMPIE; translated from the coding sequence ATGAGAGACGCCTCCCAAAATTCGGCCGCGGAATCGCCTTACGAGTGTTTTGAATGCGGCAAGGTCGTGCTTTCGGAAACCAGTCCGGGCACGTGTCCCGACTGTGCCGGGGAGATGCGGAACCGACGCATGCCGATAGAGTAG
- a CDS encoding bacterio-opsin activator domain-containing protein codes for MNSATSSVLDASAVVVVGDTPWITSYAGALREEFEATVHDVPTASAAREKLRQTTVDCVVTDETLAETTGIGLVRHIRDTSTTLPVILGTADGSERLASEAIEAGVTDYIAVSDPSDDAVSDAIRRTERAIRRAQRSATRRERARQFDAIFHDTRSATWVLDPEGTLTRVNQAARDMVDADAGAVVGDPFWTLPWWPDDSQTRDDIRRLVGAAGDGEFGHAVVIQDAATSSSVLELSVQPVTDERGELVSIIVDSVEITDRVDLERELRRSEKLHRVTLNNMTDTVLMTDEDGEYTYVCPNAHFIFGYTADEIREIGTIEDLLGEDLFDREKLADEGVLKNIETTATDKAGREHTLLVNVREVAIQDGTLLYSCRDVTKRKQRERSLAALQETARDFLYAETHQEIAQHVVDDTADVLGLDASAVYLFDADDNHLQPVVHSQSMRNAHGPLPPVHADGNDLVSHSFVENEAGFFADVHDADRLANVATDLRSAAYIPLGNHGVFVVGSTAVGVFDDVTRELTDLLAATAEAALDRVDRESQLREQDRELQRQNDQLTALNQINETIREIDQALVQSETREEIDHTVCDRLTADGRFQFAWIGTLDGPSETVTPQAWAGADRGYLDTQSFPVAAENVEPAGRTAASGSMTLVSNVAADLRAASWRKDAISRDLLSVLSIPLVYNDLSYGVLTVYATAPDAFGETIQSVFAELGETIAAAISASERKRALLTTSMTRVEYAVTDPSFVLTRLAEAADCTLTYEGGVQQTASGNYVFVTVDDAPLDAVVDAADGLRTVEDVRRIRGGDSGGVVRLRLSEPFLATELADHGAVLRGATASRSNTELVIDLSHGVEVRDVTQFISGRFRDVTLTSKQTREQASEHGLYASVLDQLTARQLEVLETAYYSGFFESPREATGEAVSDSLDISPQAFYQHIRTAQRKLFTALIDDHSPVVTHSTD; via the coding sequence ATGAACTCCGCGACGAGTAGCGTCCTCGACGCGTCCGCCGTCGTCGTCGTCGGCGACACGCCGTGGATAACGTCATACGCCGGCGCTCTCCGCGAGGAATTCGAGGCGACGGTCCACGACGTACCGACGGCGTCGGCGGCTCGAGAGAAGCTTCGACAGACGACCGTCGACTGCGTCGTTACAGACGAGACTCTCGCCGAAACGACTGGGATCGGCCTTGTCCGCCACATCCGCGATACGTCGACGACGCTACCGGTGATTCTGGGGACGGCCGACGGCAGCGAGCGACTCGCCAGCGAGGCCATCGAAGCCGGCGTGACCGATTATATCGCCGTCAGCGACCCGTCGGACGACGCCGTCTCAGACGCCATACGGCGAACCGAGCGGGCGATCCGGAGGGCTCAGCGCTCGGCCACGCGGCGCGAGCGCGCGCGACAGTTCGACGCCATCTTCCACGATACCAGGTCCGCGACGTGGGTGCTCGACCCCGAGGGGACGCTCACGCGCGTCAACCAAGCCGCCCGTGACATGGTGGACGCGGACGCCGGCGCCGTCGTCGGCGACCCGTTCTGGACGCTCCCCTGGTGGCCCGACGACAGCCAAACGAGAGACGATATCCGTCGGCTCGTGGGCGCGGCCGGAGACGGAGAGTTCGGGCACGCCGTCGTCATCCAGGACGCTGCAACGAGCTCCAGCGTTCTGGAACTCTCCGTGCAGCCGGTCACCGACGAACGCGGCGAGCTCGTCTCGATCATCGTCGACAGCGTCGAAATCACCGACCGCGTCGACCTCGAACGGGAGCTCCGACGCTCCGAAAAGCTCCACCGCGTCACGCTCAACAATATGACCGATACCGTCCTCATGACCGACGAGGACGGCGAATACACGTACGTCTGCCCGAACGCGCACTTCATCTTCGGGTACACCGCCGACGAGATCCGGGAGATCGGGACGATCGAGGACCTGCTCGGCGAGGACCTCTTCGATCGCGAGAAACTCGCCGACGAGGGCGTCCTGAAGAACATCGAGACGACGGCGACGGACAAGGCCGGCCGCGAACACACGCTGTTGGTGAACGTCCGCGAAGTCGCGATTCAGGACGGGACGCTGCTGTACAGCTGTCGGGACGTCACGAAACGAAAGCAGCGCGAACGGTCGCTGGCCGCTCTCCAGGAGACCGCACGGGACTTCCTCTACGCCGAGACGCACCAGGAGATCGCCCAGCACGTCGTCGACGACACCGCGGACGTCTTGGGCCTCGACGCGAGCGCCGTCTACCTCTTCGACGCCGACGATAATCACCTCCAGCCCGTCGTCCACTCGCAGTCGATGCGGAACGCCCACGGCCCGCTGCCCCCCGTTCACGCGGACGGGAACGACCTCGTCAGTCACAGTTTCGTCGAGAACGAGGCCGGCTTCTTCGCGGACGTCCACGATGCGGACCGCCTCGCGAACGTCGCGACCGACCTTCGGAGTGCGGCGTACATCCCGCTCGGCAACCACGGCGTGTTCGTCGTCGGCTCGACGGCGGTCGGCGTGTTCGACGACGTCACGCGAGAGCTCACCGACCTCCTCGCGGCGACCGCTGAGGCGGCGCTCGACCGCGTCGACCGCGAGTCGCAGCTCCGCGAACAGGACCGCGAACTCCAGCGACAGAACGACCAGCTCACCGCGCTCAACCAGATCAACGAGACCATCCGTGAGATCGATCAGGCGCTCGTGCAGTCCGAGACCAGGGAGGAGATCGATCACACCGTCTGTGACCGCCTCACCGCCGACGGCCGCTTCCAGTTCGCCTGGATCGGCACGCTCGACGGGCCGAGCGAGACGGTGACGCCGCAGGCGTGGGCCGGCGCGGATCGGGGATACCTCGATACGCAATCGTTCCCCGTGGCCGCCGAGAACGTCGAGCCGGCAGGCCGGACCGCGGCATCCGGATCGATGACGCTCGTCTCGAACGTCGCGGCCGACCTTCGCGCGGCCTCGTGGCGAAAGGACGCGATTTCACGCGATCTGCTCTCCGTCTTGAGCATCCCGCTGGTGTACAACGACCTCTCGTACGGCGTCCTGACGGTGTACGCGACCGCGCCGGACGCCTTCGGTGAGACAATCCAGTCCGTGTTCGCGGAGCTGGGAGAGACGATCGCCGCCGCCATCAGCGCGAGCGAGCGCAAGCGCGCACTGCTCACCACGTCGATGACTCGGGTCGAGTACGCGGTCACCGATCCGTCGTTCGTGCTGACGCGGTTGGCGGAGGCCGCCGACTGCACGCTCACCTACGAGGGCGGCGTCCAACAGACCGCCAGCGGAAACTACGTCTTCGTCACCGTCGACGACGCGCCGCTCGACGCCGTCGTCGACGCGGCGGACGGCCTCCGGACCGTCGAGGACGTACGCCGGATCCGCGGCGGCGACTCCGGCGGCGTGGTGCGGCTCCGGCTCTCCGAGCCGTTTCTCGCGACGGAGCTCGCCGACCACGGCGCCGTCCTCCGAGGTGCGACAGCCTCACGATCGAACACGGAGTTGGTTATCGACCTCTCTCACGGCGTCGAGGTCAGAGACGTCACCCAGTTCATCAGCGGGCGCTTCCGCGACGTCACGCTCACGTCGAAACAGACCCGGGAACAGGCGTCCGAACACGGGCTCTACGCGTCGGTGCTCGATCAACTGACTGCCAGACAGCTGGAAGTCCTGGAGACGGCGTACTACAGCGGGTTCTTCGAGTCCCCGCGGGAGGCGACCGGGGAGGCCGTGTCGGACTCGCTGGACATCTCTCCACAAGCCTTCTATCAGCATATCCGAACCGCACAACGGAAGCTGTTCACGGCGCTGATCGACGATCACTCGCCCGTCGTTACTCACTCCACGGACTGA
- a CDS encoding peroxiredoxin has translation MLEPGDSAPPITLSDQHGDTVTVDPADARYTVVYFYPRADTPGCTAEACGFRDEWDAFEGADIAVIGVSDDPAEDLEPFAEKYDLPFALLSDPDGEVASAYDSYGEKQMFGNTFDGVFRNTYVLDDEGTVVLAYEGVSPEDHAVEIVEDTAALEG, from the coding sequence ATGCTCGAACCGGGCGACTCCGCACCCCCCATCACGCTGTCCGACCAGCACGGCGACACGGTCACCGTCGACCCCGCCGACGCGCGGTACACGGTGGTCTACTTCTACCCCCGCGCCGACACGCCGGGCTGTACCGCCGAGGCGTGCGGCTTCCGCGACGAGTGGGACGCCTTCGAGGGGGCCGATATCGCCGTCATCGGAGTCAGCGACGACCCCGCCGAGGACCTGGAGCCGTTCGCCGAGAAGTACGACCTCCCGTTCGCGCTGCTCTCCGACCCCGACGGCGAAGTCGCGAGCGCGTACGACTCCTACGGCGAGAAGCAGATGTTCGGCAACACCTTCGACGGCGTGTTCCGGAACACGTACGTGCTCGACGACGAGGGGACCGTCGTGCTCGCGTACGAGGGCGTCTCGCCCGAGGACCACGCGGTCGAGATCGTCGAGGACACCGCCGCGCTGGAGGGCTGA
- the map gene encoding type II methionyl aminopeptidase, with the protein MSHGSLDDDAVESYREAGAVLVEATNEAREMVEPGRTHLEVAEWTEDFVREQGAGLAFPVNISVDPEASHATPGRDDDTEFGEEMVCLDVGVHVDGYIADAAVTVDHTGTPELVEAAEMALEAAVDEAGPGVEVGVVGGAIEDVIRGYGYTPVLNLSGHGVERYDAHTGPTVPNRGVDRSVELEPGQAVAIEPFATDGRGKVGEGTEEEIFERQGSGSVRDRRARQALEEIEAFDDLPFAARWLEGDRVEMALRRLKQANAVKGYPVLKEADDALVSQAEHTLLITDDGVEVTTAGIHGFDD; encoded by the coding sequence ATGAGTCACGGATCCCTGGACGACGACGCGGTCGAGAGCTACCGGGAGGCCGGCGCGGTGTTGGTGGAAGCGACGAACGAGGCCCGCGAGATGGTCGAGCCGGGACGGACCCACCTGGAGGTCGCGGAGTGGACGGAGGACTTCGTCCGCGAGCAGGGGGCCGGGCTCGCCTTCCCCGTCAACATCAGCGTCGACCCGGAGGCGTCGCACGCCACTCCGGGCCGCGATGACGACACCGAGTTCGGCGAGGAGATGGTGTGTCTCGACGTCGGCGTCCACGTCGACGGCTACATCGCCGACGCCGCGGTGACCGTCGACCACACGGGCACCCCGGAGCTCGTCGAGGCCGCCGAGATGGCGCTGGAGGCCGCGGTCGACGAGGCCGGCCCAGGCGTCGAGGTCGGCGTCGTCGGAGGGGCGATCGAGGACGTGATCCGCGGGTACGGCTACACCCCCGTCCTGAACCTCTCCGGCCACGGCGTCGAGCGCTACGACGCCCACACGGGCCCGACGGTCCCGAACCGCGGCGTCGACCGCTCCGTCGAGCTGGAGCCGGGCCAGGCGGTCGCCATCGAGCCGTTCGCGACCGACGGGCGCGGGAAGGTCGGCGAGGGAACGGAAGAGGAGATCTTCGAGCGGCAGGGGTCCGGGAGCGTGCGCGACCGCCGCGCGCGGCAGGCCTTAGAGGAGATCGAGGCGTTCGACGATCTCCCGTTCGCGGCGCGGTGGCTGGAGGGCGATCGCGTCGAGATGGCGTTACGGCGGCTGAAGCAGGCGAACGCGGTGAAGGGGTACCCCGTCCTGAAGGAGGCCGACGACGCCCTCGTGAGCCAGGCGGAGCACACCCTGCTGATCACCGACGACGGCGTCGAGGTGACGACGGCTGGGATCCACGGTTTCGACGACTGA
- a CDS encoding HIT family protein, protein MDRIYAPWRIEWVERDSDPIDGCPFCVLPEREDAREARVVAESERNYVLLNNAPYNPGHAMVIPDEHVEDPTDLDDATLFDHARLKAATLAALRRDVDPHGVNTGQNLGGDAAGGSIDHLHTHVVPRWNGDTNFMPVTGETKVIVEAIDRTYGHLHAGFAAGDDVVDPGDADAGDPVRLSFDI, encoded by the coding sequence ATGGACCGGATCTACGCCCCGTGGCGGATCGAGTGGGTCGAGCGCGACTCTGACCCGATCGACGGCTGCCCGTTCTGCGTCCTGCCCGAGCGCGAGGACGCCCGCGAGGCCCGGGTCGTCGCCGAGAGCGAGCGCAACTACGTCCTGTTGAACAACGCGCCGTACAACCCCGGCCACGCGATGGTGATCCCGGACGAGCACGTCGAGGACCCGACCGACCTCGACGACGCGACGCTGTTCGACCACGCGCGCCTGAAGGCGGCGACGCTGGCGGCGTTGCGCCGCGACGTCGACCCGCACGGGGTGAACACGGGACAGAACCTCGGCGGGGACGCCGCCGGCGGCTCGATCGACCACCTCCACACCCACGTCGTCCCGCGGTGGAACGGCGACACGAACTTCATGCCCGTGACCGGCGAGACGAAGGTGATCGTGGAGGCTATCGACCGCACGTACGGCCACCTCCACGCCGGCTTCGCCGCCGGCGACGACGTGGTCGATCCGGGCGACGCCGATGCGGGCGATCCGGTGCGGCTGTCGTTCGATATCTGA
- a CDS encoding amino acid ABC transporter ATP-binding protein, protein MLRLRNVSRSYGDGPVFSDLSLAVDSGEVVAVIGPSGVGKTTLLRTLALSLEPDDGAVALDGTDVWTAEESERLALRRRVGMVFQEASLFDAPVARNVEYGLRIRRPWADRLQAQLRSLVGLHEPADAVGDALDVVGLSEKATQRADSLSGGEAQRVSFARALAYDPDVLLLDEPTSDLDPRNTAVIEDAMAKARDRGIGVVVATHDMHQAERVADRVAVLLDDGVTEVGPTERIFEDPSDERTRKFISGELVY, encoded by the coding sequence ATGCTCCGGCTCCGGAACGTCTCGCGCTCGTACGGCGACGGGCCGGTGTTCAGCGACCTCTCGCTGGCCGTCGACTCCGGGGAGGTGGTCGCGGTGATCGGACCGTCCGGCGTCGGCAAGACGACGCTGCTCCGGACGCTCGCGCTCTCGCTCGAACCCGACGACGGCGCCGTCGCGCTCGACGGCACCGACGTGTGGACCGCCGAGGAGTCGGAGCGGCTCGCACTGCGCCGGCGGGTCGGGATGGTGTTCCAGGAGGCGAGCCTCTTCGACGCGCCCGTCGCGCGAAACGTCGAGTACGGGCTGCGGATCCGCCGCCCGTGGGCGGACCGGCTTCAGGCCCAGCTCCGCTCGCTCGTCGGGCTGCACGAGCCCGCCGACGCCGTCGGCGACGCGCTCGACGTGGTGGGGCTCTCCGAGAAGGCGACCCAGCGGGCGGATTCGCTCTCCGGCGGGGAGGCGCAGCGGGTGTCGTTCGCCCGGGCGCTGGCGTACGACCCCGACGTCCTCCTCTTGGACGAGCCCACCTCCGACCTCGACCCGCGGAACACCGCCGTCATCGAGGACGCGATGGCGAAGGCCCGCGACCGCGGGATCGGCGTCGTCGTGGCGACGCACGACATGCACCAGGCGGAGCGCGTCGCCGACCGGGTCGCGGTGCTGCTCGACGACGGGGTCACCGAGGTCGGCCCGACGGAGCGGATCTTCGAGGACCCGTCGGACGAGCGCACCCGGAAGTTCATCTCCGGGGAGCTGGTGTACTGA
- a CDS encoding ABC transporter permease, whose amino-acid sequence MIYVSLYVSLTAVALSTLFSIPIAVVMGFSDFPGKQFVKSVINTGMGFPSVVVGLLVLFAVSNQGPLGALELVFTKQAMIMSQFVLATPPITAISLAAISGVDGNVRDAARVLGGTRVDVALVVLKEARYGIATAILAGFGRAISEVGSVLIVGGNITGADGISKTRTLTTAIQLEARQGQYGTAMILGAVLVALVLTVNAVVIRLGDQGVHR is encoded by the coding sequence ATCATCTACGTCTCCCTGTACGTGAGCCTCACGGCGGTGGCGCTGAGCACGCTGTTCAGCATCCCGATCGCCGTGGTGATGGGGTTTTCCGACTTCCCGGGGAAGCAGTTCGTGAAGTCGGTGATCAACACCGGGATGGGGTTCCCGAGCGTCGTCGTCGGCCTCCTCGTGCTGTTCGCCGTCTCCAACCAGGGGCCGCTCGGCGCGCTCGAACTCGTGTTCACGAAGCAGGCGATGATCATGTCGCAGTTCGTGCTCGCGACGCCGCCGATCACGGCGATCAGCCTCGCGGCGATATCCGGCGTCGACGGGAACGTCCGCGACGCCGCCCGCGTGCTCGGCGGCACGCGCGTCGACGTGGCGCTCGTCGTCCTCAAGGAAGCCCGGTACGGCATCGCGACCGCGATCCTGGCCGGCTTCGGCCGCGCCATCAGCGAGGTCGGCTCCGTGCTCATCGTCGGCGGCAACATCACGGGCGCGGACGGGATCTCGAAAACGCGAACGCTGACGACCGCGATCCAACTGGAGGCCAGACAGGGGCAGTACGGCACCGCGATGATCCTCGGCGCCGTCCTCGTCGCGCTCGTGCTGACGGTCAACGCGGTCGTGATCCGGCTCGGCGATCAGGGGGTGCACCGCTGA
- a CDS encoding substrate-binding domain-containing protein, producing the protein MPIHRRRFVAALGAGAVASTAGCAQFGGSQEETGAAVAGETLTLTTTTSTYDTGLLDEIHADFEEMYGVTVDAVAQGTGAALESARNGDSDVVMVHARGLEDEFMRNGYGINRRDLMFNDFVIVGPESDPAGIQGMESATEALTTIADAEAPFVSRGDNSGTHTKELNLWEAAGTEPGGDWYQEIGAGMGEALNNANQQGAYTLSDRGTFISQRSEVDLTILVQGPIEDGPEILANPYGIMAVNPGVHDNANYDLAMAYIGWITSPGTQDAISDYQMNGEQLFFPRAVSEDPDFQQYVPEGWSGNSTDG; encoded by the coding sequence ATGCCGATACATCGACGACGATTCGTCGCGGCGCTCGGCGCGGGAGCGGTAGCGAGCACCGCCGGCTGCGCGCAGTTCGGCGGGAGCCAGGAAGAGACCGGGGCCGCCGTGGCCGGCGAGACCCTGACGCTCACGACCACGACGAGCACGTACGACACGGGGCTGCTCGACGAGATCCACGCCGACTTCGAGGAGATGTACGGCGTGACCGTCGACGCCGTCGCGCAGGGGACGGGCGCGGCCCTCGAGTCGGCCCGGAACGGCGACTCCGACGTGGTGATGGTCCACGCCCGCGGGCTCGAGGACGAGTTCATGCGCAACGGGTACGGGATCAACCGCCGGGACCTGATGTTCAACGACTTCGTGATCGTCGGGCCCGAGAGCGACCCGGCCGGGATCCAGGGGATGGAGTCGGCGACCGAGGCGCTCACGACGATCGCCGACGCGGAGGCGCCGTTCGTCTCCCGCGGGGACAACTCCGGCACGCACACGAAGGAGCTGAACCTCTGGGAGGCTGCGGGGACCGAGCCCGGCGGCGACTGGTACCAGGAGATCGGCGCCGGGATGGGCGAGGCGCTCAACAACGCGAACCAGCAGGGCGCCTACACGCTCTCGGACCGCGGCACGTTCATCTCGCAGCGCTCGGAGGTCGACCTGACGATCCTCGTGCAGGGACCGATCGAGGACGGCCCGGAGATCCTCGCGAACCCCTACGGGATCATGGCCGTCAACCCCGGCGTCCACGACAACGCCAACTACGACCTCGCGATGGCGTACATCGGCTGGATCACCAGTCCCGGGACCCAAGACGCGATCTCCGATTACCAGATGAACGGCGAGCAGCTGTTCTTCCCCAGAGCGGTCTCCGAGGACCCCGACTTCCAGCAGTACGTTCCGGAAGGTTGGAGTGGGAACTCCACCGACGGGTGA